Genomic DNA from Paracoccus aminophilus JCM 7686:
TGATCTACGCCGGCAGTCATGGGCGCGGCGGCGCGGGATTCACGGCGACCGATCCGAATTTTGCGATCTGGAAAGTCCTGCCGAGTGGCGCGCCCGCGCCCCAGCGCATTCGCATGATCGAGTGGGTGACAGCGGTGATGACTTATGCCCCGGTTCCGCCCACGGAAATCGTGATCGCCTTCACCCATGGCGAGACCAACCGGCGCGACCCGTGGGCGACCTATACGGCTGACGGGCTCGGCTACATGGCCGATATCGAGGCTGATCTGGCGTTCACCGGCCTGCCGGTGGTCTGGCTGGTCGATATTCCGGGCGGCACCACAGCCATGTCCGCGTTTGGTAGCGATTGGCAGGTCAAATACGCTTTGCGCGAGTTGATGCGACAGGCGCGCCTGGCGGGTCATAAGGTGGTCGATGTCGGGCCGCGTTATCACCTGCCGATGGGCACGGCGCGCGGCGGGACGCCCGATCATATCCACACCTCCTATCTGTCGCAGGTCCGTTTGCGCGAGATGGATGCCTTTGCCTATCGCAACCACGTTGCGGGCCTGCCGTGGTGGTGTGCCTTTCCCAAGGGAGAGCGCGCGGCAGGGCTCGGCAACAAGGTGATCCTCGCGGTCGAGAGCCTGACGCCGATTATGATTGACCGGGACATGATGCCGCTCGATCCCCATCTCGGCTTCAGCCTCTCGAACGACAGCGCCACAATCACCGGGGTTGAGCAAACCGGGGATCGCGAGATCACCCTGAGCCTCTCGGGCACGCCGAACAGCTCGGCCCGGCTGCAATATGTCTATCGCCGCCCGAATGCGGGTGAGATCGACACACGCTATGTCACCGCAGCGGGCTCGATCCGCGAGGTCTGGCAGGGCACCGGCCCGATCACCGGCCTGCCGGTCTATCGCCCGATGCACTGCTTCGAGGTGCCGATTGCCTGATGCCCGCCTCGCGCGGGCTTTTTCATGCGCAGGAGGCGCAATGACTGAACCTTCTTCCTTCCGCTCTCCCGAGTTCTGGATCGCGATCGCCATCGCGCTGATCGTCAAGATCAAGACCACGGCGCAGCTCGGCCCTCTTAAGGTCATCACCACGATTGCTGTTGCTGTCGGCGCGGCCTGGGTCGGGGCCGATTGGGCTGCAGAAACCCTTGGCGTTCCCGTGCCGGTCGCCGGTGCCGTTGTCACGCTCACCGCAGAAGGCGTCATGCGCTGGCTGCTCTTGGCTGTGGATGATCTGAAAAACGCCATCGATCTCTGGAAGCACTGGCGGCGCTGACCGCCTTGCCCGTCCCACACGCTGCCGCCCCTCCGGGCGGTTTTTTCATTTCAGGAGAGAGAGAACATGACCGCAGTCATGAACGCGGTGCGCGCGCGGCAAGCGCGCTGCGCCGCTTTGGGCTTTTGGCCAGGCCCGATCGACGGGATCAACGGCAGTCGGACGCGCGCGGCCTATGCGGCGGCACTGGCCGCCCAGAAGGCGCGGGGGCAGCCGTTTCAGCATTCGAGCGGGGTCACCCGGATCCACTGGCATTGGGCCGCGAGCGGCTATGCCGCCAGCACCGAGGCCATGGCCGCCTATCACGCCCTGATCCTCGGTGATGGTGAGGTGCGCTGGCTGGCTGATCCAGCGACGCCGCGCTCGCATACGCTCAATGCCAATGGCGGCGCGGTCGGTCTTTCGATCTGCGCCATGGCCGGCGCCAATGAGCGCCCGTTCGTCTGGGGCCGGGCCCCGCTCCTGCCGGTGCAGGTCTCAGCTCTCGCGCGCGAAACTGCGCGGCTGTGCCGGATCTACGACATCCCGGTGTCGCGCTGGTCCACGCTCTCCCATGCCGAGATCCAGCCGAGCCTCGGCGTGGTCCAGAAAAACAAATGGGACATCACGGTGCTGCCCGGCATGGCCGGTCCCGCTGATCCGATCAGCGTGGGCGATCGCCTGCGCGATCTCGTGTCCCGCGAACTCTCCACCCTCTGAAACCGAAAGGAACCGCTCTCATGCTCGGACAAATTGCTCTGATTATCCGCTAT
This window encodes:
- a CDS encoding peptidoglycan recognition protein family protein; this encodes MTAVMNAVRARQARCAALGFWPGPIDGINGSRTRAAYAAALAAQKARGQPFQHSSGVTRIHWHWAASGYAASTEAMAAYHALILGDGEVRWLADPATPRSHTLNANGGAVGLSICAMAGANERPFVWGRAPLLPVQVSALARETARLCRIYDIPVSRWSTLSHAEIQPSLGVVQKNKWDITVLPGMAGPADPISVGDRLRDLVSRELSTL